A genomic region of Dreissena polymorpha isolate Duluth1 chromosome 4, UMN_Dpol_1.0, whole genome shotgun sequence contains the following coding sequences:
- the LOC127878832 gene encoding potassium voltage-gated channel protein Shaw-like, translating to MEQQEVTALIAIDMNAAFDIVDHGVLLNVLRFQYGVSGTALDWVGSYLRPRGCRVSINEMDNSGISTQHLRPDIVNLNVGGKTFLTTKATLISVPDTRLSILSKNSKEYVPELGVYFFDRNPDTFNFVLDFYRTGELHLPKHVCGATIRNELEYWQIASMSIADCCVASLFKFEDELEVSHNLKQQFETTDLEYTSDQLETSKWARIKNVLWEIMDRPKSSRLARGYSVIYMSFVITTCITFILSTHEEFRSSPVDPNNSSRYTEIYQTLLEKHSNSKIALMVGTEMVDSLRILNDCCAMFFTIELVLRIIVCPNRKAFFKFWLNIIDIIVVISMMITFGLRNIEHMVTNDQLLWFYLFIRGMIILRLLRLFRFARHFSGLKILYLVLKASIQELGLLGLTFTITSALFGGFVYYAEFFHPENFQNVPIGIWWAIVTLTTVGYGDYVPVTTAGYIIGALCAVCGLLLLSMPIAVIATNFNDYYSQNKIREKQLTRKKTVFETIRKLFHFNKTNNKFTTIGAQSTLNTPREAGTSSNTDGIVTISSEINNDPAAIQAVHLRVKNGGHALNLKNGGLNAKSHTNHIAVQPAKKKNEAFKNAVTKSIK from the exons ATGGAACAACAGGAAGTGACGGCCCTCATAGCAATCGACATGAATGCCGCGTTCGATATTGTAGACCACGGTGTACTTCTGAATGTCCTGCGTTTCCAGTACGGTGTTTCAGGTACAGCCCTTGACTGGGTGGGCTCGTACCTAAGACCGCGTGGCTGTAGAGTGAGCATCAACG AGATGGACAATTCAGGCATATCAACGCAACACTTGCGACCAGACATCGTTAACCTCAACGTTGGAGGAAAAACGTTCCTCACTACGAAGGCAACATTAATCTCCGTACCAGATACGCGCCTATCAATACTGTCGAAGAACTCGAAGGAATACGTTCCTGAGTTGGGCGTTTATTTCTTCGACCGCAATCCGGACACGTTCAACTTCGTGCTTGATTTCTACCGCACCGGGGAGTTGCATCTGCCGAAGCACGTGTGTGGCGCCACAATTCGAAACGAGCTGGAGTACTGGCAGATTGCCTCAATGAGCATCGCGGACTGCTGTGTGGCAAGTCTCTTCAAATTCGAGGACGAGCTCGAGGTGTCACACAACCTGAAGCAGCAGTTTGAGACCACAG ATTTAGAATACACGTCTGACCAGTTGGAGACCAGTAAATGGGCGCGTATAAAAAACGTTCTATGGGAAATCATGGATAGACCAAAGTCTTCAAGACTAGCAAGG GGTTACAGTGTTATCTATATGTCTTTCGTGATCACAACGTGTATCACGTTTATCCTAAGTACGCATGAAGAGTTTCGGAGCTCGCCCGTCGACCCAAACAACAGCTCCCGCTACACAGAGATATACCAGACCCTTCTGGAAAAACACAGCAACTCAAAGATTGCCCTAATGGTTGGCACAGAGATGGTTGACAGTCTGCGTATCCTTAACGACTGCTGTGCGATGTTCTTTACCATCGAGCTCGTCCTCAGAATAATCGTGTGTCCAAACAGAAAGgcttttttcaagttttggttaaATATTATTGACATAATCGTAGTAATTTCCATGATGATCACGTTTGGTCTACGTAACATTGAACATATGGTGACCAACGATCAATTGCTATGGTTTTATCTTTTCATCAGAGGAATGATAATTCTACGACTTCTTCGGCTGTTTCGATTTGCTCGACATTTCAGCGGTCTGAAGATTCTCTACTTGGTCTTGAAAGCGAGCATTCAGGAGCTGGGTCTACTTGGGTTGACATTTACGATAACGAGCGCTTTATTCGGTGGATTTGTTTACTATGCCGAATTCTTTCACCCGGAAAACTTTCAGAACGTCCCCATAGGAATATGGTGGGCGATCGTCACTTTGACAACCGTTGGTTACGGGGATTACGTTCCTGTGACTACAGCGGGATATATTATTGGAGCGTTGTGTGCAGTATGCGGATTGCTTCTGCTATCAATGCCAATTGCTGTTATTGCaacaaattttaatgattattactCTCAGAACAAAATTCGCGAAAAGCAACTGACACGGAAGAAAACTGTGTTCGAAACGATACGAaaactttttcattttaataaaacaaataacaaatttacGACAATAGGTGCTCAGTCAACTTTAAATACACCTAGAGAAGCCGGAACCTCGTCTAATACAGATGGAATTGTTACGATAAGTTCCGAAATAAATAACGATCCAGCGGCCATTCAAGCAGTGCACTTGCGTGTAAAGAATGGAGGACATGCGCTCAATTTAAAAAATGGCGGACTAAATGCAAAATCTCATACCAACCATATTGCCGTACAGCCAGCGAAGAAGAAAAACGAAGCTTTTAAAAACGCTGTCACAAAGTCGATAAAATAG